A part of Xenopus tropicalis strain Nigerian chromosome 4, UCB_Xtro_10.0, whole genome shotgun sequence genomic DNA contains:
- the cbfa2t3 gene encoding protein CBFA2T3 isoform X4, translating into MPDSPADVKTQTRTSPANMPPPSPALSQGTTRSSSFTPSTIMNGSSHSPTAINGAPSTPNGFSNGPSASSSAALTNQQLPPACGARQLSKLKRFLTTLQQFGSDISPEIGERVRTLVLGLVNSTLTIEEFHSKLQEATNFPLRPFVIPFLKANLPLLQRELLHCARLAKQSPAQYLAQHEQLLLDASSSSSPSDSPELLMEVNENGKRRTPDRTKENAQEGVHPDHPAKRTCTTSPAQRFSPSNGLTHPPSNGLPHPTPPPTQHYRLEDMVLAHHYRHTEPREVRERHRQTAVHEVIDHRLTEREWAEEWKHLNNLLNCIMDMVEKTRRSLTVLRRCQEADREELNHWIRRYSDAEDIKKTVSSASQQARHHNNTSSTESSPTEPTRDFLHRPQAGYMPEEIWRKAEEAVNEVKRQAMSELQKAVSEAERKAHDLITVERAKMERALAEAKRQASEDAASVINQQEDSKLLELWAKSK; encoded by the exons ATGCCAGACTCACCGGCTGATGTGAAGACTCAGACACGGACCAGCCCAGCCAACATGCCACCTCCTTCACCTGCACTGAGCCAAGGAACCACCCGCAGCTCCTCATTTACACCAAGCACAA TCATGAATGGTAGCAGTCACTCTCCGACTGCCATTAATGGAGCACCCTCCACCCCAAATGGTTTTAGCAATGGGCCCTCGGCTTCCTCTTCTGCTGCACTAACGAATCAGCAGCTCCCTCCAGCCTGCGGGGCACGGCAGCTTAGCAAGCTCAAGCGTTTCCTGACCACGTTACAGCAGTTTGGCAGCGACATTTCACCAGAGATTGGGGAACGTGTGAGGACGTTGGTGCTTGGGCTTGTG AATTCCACACTTACCATTGAGGAGTTTCACTCAAAGTTGCAGGAGGCCACAAACTTTCCTCTTCGGCCATTTGTAATTCCCTTCTTAAAG GCTAACCTCCCCCTGTTGCAGCGTGAGCTCCTGCATTGTGCTCGATTAGCAAAGCAGAGCCCTGCCCAGTACTTGGCACAGCACGAACAGCTTCTTCTTGATGCCAGTTCAAGTAGCTCCCCCAGCGACTCCCCTGAGTTGCTCATGGAGGTGAATGAGAATGGCAAGCGGCGGACCCCAGACAG GACCAAAGAGAATGCACAGGAAGGTGTACACCCTGACCATCCTGCCAAACGCACATGTACCACAAGCCCTGCACAGAGATTTAGCCCAAGCAATGGACTCACGCACCCTCCGTCTAATGGACTACCACACCCTACTCCGCCACCAACTCAACATTATCGTCTAGAGGACATGGTACTGGCTCATCATTATCGACACACAGAGCCTCGGGAGGTGCGAGAGCGCCACCGGCAGACAG CTGTGCACGAAGTAATCGACCACAGACTTACAGAGCGTGAGTGGGCAGAGGAGTGGAAGCATCTCAACAAT cttttaaacTGCATCATGGACATGGTGGAAAAAACACGACGTTCGCTAACCGTACTTCGCCGTTGCCAAGAAGCAGATCGTGAAGAGCTGAATCATTGGATACGACGCTACAGTGATGCAGAGGATATAAAAAAGACTGTCAGCTCTGCAAGTCAACAAGCAAGACACCACAACAATACATCTAGCACTGAGTCCTCCCCAACTG AACCAACACGGGACTTCCTACACAGGCCACAGGCTGGATACATGCCTGAAGAGATCTGGAGGAAGGCAG AGGAGGCGGTGAACGAAGTGAAGCGACAGGCTATGTCAGAACTGCAGAAAGCTGTGTCAGAAGCAGAGCGCAAGGCACACGATCTCATCACTGTGGAACGCGCCAAGATGGAAAGGGCACTAGCGGAAGCAAAGCGCCAAGCATCGGAGGACGCAGCATCTGTCATCAATCAGCAGGAAGACTCAA AGCTGCTGGAACTGTGGGCGAAAAGCAAGTGA
- the cbfa2t3 gene encoding protein CBFA2T3 isoform X2, with protein sequence MPDSPADVKTQTRTSPANMPPPSPALSQGTTRSSSFTPSTIMNGSSHSPTAINGAPSTPNGFSNGPSASSSAALTNQQLPPACGARQLSKLKRFLTTLQQFGSDISPEIGERVRTLVLGLVNSTLTIEEFHSKLQEATNFPLRPFVIPFLKANLPLLQRELLHCARLAKQSPAQYLAQHEQLLLDASSSSSPSDSPELLMEVNENGKRRTPDRTKENAQEGVHPDHPAKRTCTTSPAQRFSPSNGLTHPPSNGLPHPTPPPTQHYRLEDMVLAHHYRHTEPREVRERHRQTAVHEVIDHRLTEREWAEEWKHLNNLLNCIMDMVEKTRRSLTVLRRCQEADREELNHWIRRYSDAEDIKKTVSSASQQARHHNNTSSTESSPTEPTRDFLHRPQAGYMPEEIWRKAGGERSEATGYVRTAESCVRSRAQGTRSHHCGTRQDGKGTSGSKAPSIGGRSICHQSAGRLKAAGTVGEKQVKHAVAATLPDTVAPFASTRTGRNITMCAVSPYIIHPMYHQPLLLQPHLWPVPLQAALSPDLEPLPLHYCWILPPANI encoded by the exons ATGCCAGACTCACCGGCTGATGTGAAGACTCAGACACGGACCAGCCCAGCCAACATGCCACCTCCTTCACCTGCACTGAGCCAAGGAACCACCCGCAGCTCCTCATTTACACCAAGCACAA TCATGAATGGTAGCAGTCACTCTCCGACTGCCATTAATGGAGCACCCTCCACCCCAAATGGTTTTAGCAATGGGCCCTCGGCTTCCTCTTCTGCTGCACTAACGAATCAGCAGCTCCCTCCAGCCTGCGGGGCACGGCAGCTTAGCAAGCTCAAGCGTTTCCTGACCACGTTACAGCAGTTTGGCAGCGACATTTCACCAGAGATTGGGGAACGTGTGAGGACGTTGGTGCTTGGGCTTGTG AATTCCACACTTACCATTGAGGAGTTTCACTCAAAGTTGCAGGAGGCCACAAACTTTCCTCTTCGGCCATTTGTAATTCCCTTCTTAAAG GCTAACCTCCCCCTGTTGCAGCGTGAGCTCCTGCATTGTGCTCGATTAGCAAAGCAGAGCCCTGCCCAGTACTTGGCACAGCACGAACAGCTTCTTCTTGATGCCAGTTCAAGTAGCTCCCCCAGCGACTCCCCTGAGTTGCTCATGGAGGTGAATGAGAATGGCAAGCGGCGGACCCCAGACAG GACCAAAGAGAATGCACAGGAAGGTGTACACCCTGACCATCCTGCCAAACGCACATGTACCACAAGCCCTGCACAGAGATTTAGCCCAAGCAATGGACTCACGCACCCTCCGTCTAATGGACTACCACACCCTACTCCGCCACCAACTCAACATTATCGTCTAGAGGACATGGTACTGGCTCATCATTATCGACACACAGAGCCTCGGGAGGTGCGAGAGCGCCACCGGCAGACAG CTGTGCACGAAGTAATCGACCACAGACTTACAGAGCGTGAGTGGGCAGAGGAGTGGAAGCATCTCAACAAT cttttaaacTGCATCATGGACATGGTGGAAAAAACACGACGTTCGCTAACCGTACTTCGCCGTTGCCAAGAAGCAGATCGTGAAGAGCTGAATCATTGGATACGACGCTACAGTGATGCAGAGGATATAAAAAAGACTGTCAGCTCTGCAAGTCAACAAGCAAGACACCACAACAATACATCTAGCACTGAGTCCTCCCCAACTG AACCAACACGGGACTTCCTACACAGGCCACAGGCTGGATACATGCCTGAAGAGATCTGGAGGAAGGCAG GCGGTGAACGAAGTGAAGCGACAGGCTATGTCAGAACTGCAGAAAGCTGTGTCAGAAGCAGAGCGCAAGGCACACGATCTCATCACTGTGGAACGCGCCAAGATGGAAAGGGCACTAGCGGAAGCAAAGCGCCAAGCATCGGAGGACGCAGCATCTGTCATCAATCAGCAGGAAGACTCAA AGCTGCTGGAACTGTGGGCGAAAAGCAAGTGAAACATGCAGTGGCTGCAACACTGCCCGATACTGTGGCTCCTTTTGCCAGCACAAGGACTGGGAGAAACATCACCATGTGTGCGGTCAGTCCCTACATCATCCATCCAATGTACCACCAGCCTCTACTACTCCAGCCACACCTGTGGCCAGTCCCACTGCAAGCAGCTCTGTCTCCCGATCTGGAACCCCTGCCACTCCACTACTGCTGGATACTGCCTCCCGCTAACATATAG
- the cbfa2t3 gene encoding protein CBFA2T3 isoform X5: protein MPDSPADVKTQTRTSPANMPPPSPALSQGTTRSSSFTPSTIMNGSSHSPTAINGAPSTPNGFSNGPSASSSAALTNQQLPPACGARQLSKLKRFLTTLQQFGSDISPEIGERVRTLVLGLVNSTLTIEEFHSKLQEATNFPLRPFVIPFLKANLPLLQRELLHCARLAKQSPAQYLAQHEQLLLDASSSSSPSDSPELLMEVNENGKRRTPDRTKENAQEGVHPDHPAKRTCTTSPAQRFSPSNGLTHPPSNGLPHPTPPPTQHYRLEDMVLAHHYRHTEPREVRERHRQTAVHEVIDHRLTEREWAEEWKHLNNLLNCIMDMVEKTRRSLTVLRRCQEADREELNHWIRRYSDAEDIKKTVSSASQQARHHNNTSSTESSPTEPTRDFLHRPQAGYMPEEIWRKAGGERSEATGYVRTAESCVRSRAQGTRSHHCGTRQDGKGTSGSKAPSIGGRSICHQSAGRLK, encoded by the exons ATGCCAGACTCACCGGCTGATGTGAAGACTCAGACACGGACCAGCCCAGCCAACATGCCACCTCCTTCACCTGCACTGAGCCAAGGAACCACCCGCAGCTCCTCATTTACACCAAGCACAA TCATGAATGGTAGCAGTCACTCTCCGACTGCCATTAATGGAGCACCCTCCACCCCAAATGGTTTTAGCAATGGGCCCTCGGCTTCCTCTTCTGCTGCACTAACGAATCAGCAGCTCCCTCCAGCCTGCGGGGCACGGCAGCTTAGCAAGCTCAAGCGTTTCCTGACCACGTTACAGCAGTTTGGCAGCGACATTTCACCAGAGATTGGGGAACGTGTGAGGACGTTGGTGCTTGGGCTTGTG AATTCCACACTTACCATTGAGGAGTTTCACTCAAAGTTGCAGGAGGCCACAAACTTTCCTCTTCGGCCATTTGTAATTCCCTTCTTAAAG GCTAACCTCCCCCTGTTGCAGCGTGAGCTCCTGCATTGTGCTCGATTAGCAAAGCAGAGCCCTGCCCAGTACTTGGCACAGCACGAACAGCTTCTTCTTGATGCCAGTTCAAGTAGCTCCCCCAGCGACTCCCCTGAGTTGCTCATGGAGGTGAATGAGAATGGCAAGCGGCGGACCCCAGACAG GACCAAAGAGAATGCACAGGAAGGTGTACACCCTGACCATCCTGCCAAACGCACATGTACCACAAGCCCTGCACAGAGATTTAGCCCAAGCAATGGACTCACGCACCCTCCGTCTAATGGACTACCACACCCTACTCCGCCACCAACTCAACATTATCGTCTAGAGGACATGGTACTGGCTCATCATTATCGACACACAGAGCCTCGGGAGGTGCGAGAGCGCCACCGGCAGACAG CTGTGCACGAAGTAATCGACCACAGACTTACAGAGCGTGAGTGGGCAGAGGAGTGGAAGCATCTCAACAAT cttttaaacTGCATCATGGACATGGTGGAAAAAACACGACGTTCGCTAACCGTACTTCGCCGTTGCCAAGAAGCAGATCGTGAAGAGCTGAATCATTGGATACGACGCTACAGTGATGCAGAGGATATAAAAAAGACTGTCAGCTCTGCAAGTCAACAAGCAAGACACCACAACAATACATCTAGCACTGAGTCCTCCCCAACTG AACCAACACGGGACTTCCTACACAGGCCACAGGCTGGATACATGCCTGAAGAGATCTGGAGGAAGGCAG GCGGTGAACGAAGTGAAGCGACAGGCTATGTCAGAACTGCAGAAAGCTGTGTCAGAAGCAGAGCGCAAGGCACACGATCTCATCACTGTGGAACGCGCCAAGATGGAAAGGGCACTAGCGGAAGCAAAGCGCCAAGCATCGGAGGACGCAGCATCTGTCATCAATCAGCAGGAAGACTCAAGTGA
- the cbfa2t3 gene encoding protein CBFA2T3 isoform X3, with amino-acid sequence MNGSSHSPTAINGAPSTPNGFSNGPSASSSAALTNQQLPPACGARQLSKLKRFLTTLQQFGSDISPEIGERVRTLVLGLVNSTLTIEEFHSKLQEATNFPLRPFVIPFLKANLPLLQRELLHCARLAKQSPAQYLAQHEQLLLDASSSSSPSDSPELLMEVNENGKRRTPDRTKENAQEGVHPDHPAKRTCTTSPAQRFSPSNGLTHPPSNGLPHPTPPPTQHYRLEDMVLAHHYRHTEPREVRERHRQTAVHEVIDHRLTEREWAEEWKHLNNLLNCIMDMVEKTRRSLTVLRRCQEADREELNHWIRRYSDAEDIKKTVSSASQQARHHNNTSSTESSPTEPTRDFLHRPQAGYMPEEIWRKAEEAVNEVKRQAMSELQKAVSEAERKAHDLITVERAKMERALAEAKRQASEDAASVINQQEDSSESCWNCGRKASETCSGCNTARYCGSFCQHKDWEKHHHVCGQSLHHPSNVPPASTTPATPVASPTASSSVSRSGTPATPLLLDTASR; translated from the exons ATGAATGGTAGCAGTCACTCTCCGACTGCCATTAATGGAGCACCCTCCACCCCAAATGGTTTTAGCAATGGGCCCTCGGCTTCCTCTTCTGCTGCACTAACGAATCAGCAGCTCCCTCCAGCCTGCGGGGCACGGCAGCTTAGCAAGCTCAAGCGTTTCCTGACCACGTTACAGCAGTTTGGCAGCGACATTTCACCAGAGATTGGGGAACGTGTGAGGACGTTGGTGCTTGGGCTTGTG AATTCCACACTTACCATTGAGGAGTTTCACTCAAAGTTGCAGGAGGCCACAAACTTTCCTCTTCGGCCATTTGTAATTCCCTTCTTAAAG GCTAACCTCCCCCTGTTGCAGCGTGAGCTCCTGCATTGTGCTCGATTAGCAAAGCAGAGCCCTGCCCAGTACTTGGCACAGCACGAACAGCTTCTTCTTGATGCCAGTTCAAGTAGCTCCCCCAGCGACTCCCCTGAGTTGCTCATGGAGGTGAATGAGAATGGCAAGCGGCGGACCCCAGACAG GACCAAAGAGAATGCACAGGAAGGTGTACACCCTGACCATCCTGCCAAACGCACATGTACCACAAGCCCTGCACAGAGATTTAGCCCAAGCAATGGACTCACGCACCCTCCGTCTAATGGACTACCACACCCTACTCCGCCACCAACTCAACATTATCGTCTAGAGGACATGGTACTGGCTCATCATTATCGACACACAGAGCCTCGGGAGGTGCGAGAGCGCCACCGGCAGACAG CTGTGCACGAAGTAATCGACCACAGACTTACAGAGCGTGAGTGGGCAGAGGAGTGGAAGCATCTCAACAAT cttttaaacTGCATCATGGACATGGTGGAAAAAACACGACGTTCGCTAACCGTACTTCGCCGTTGCCAAGAAGCAGATCGTGAAGAGCTGAATCATTGGATACGACGCTACAGTGATGCAGAGGATATAAAAAAGACTGTCAGCTCTGCAAGTCAACAAGCAAGACACCACAACAATACATCTAGCACTGAGTCCTCCCCAACTG AACCAACACGGGACTTCCTACACAGGCCACAGGCTGGATACATGCCTGAAGAGATCTGGAGGAAGGCAG AGGAGGCGGTGAACGAAGTGAAGCGACAGGCTATGTCAGAACTGCAGAAAGCTGTGTCAGAAGCAGAGCGCAAGGCACACGATCTCATCACTGTGGAACGCGCCAAGATGGAAAGGGCACTAGCGGAAGCAAAGCGCCAAGCATCGGAGGACGCAGCATCTGTCATCAATCAGCAGGAAGACTCAAGTGAG AGCTGCTGGAACTGTGGGCGAAAAGCAAGTGAAACATGCAGTGGCTGCAACACTGCCCGATACTGTGGCTCCTTTTGCCAGCACAAGGACTGGGAGAAACATCACCATGTGTGCGGTCAGTCCCTACATCATCCATCCAATGTACCACCAGCCTCTACTACTCCAGCCACACCTGTGGCCAGTCCCACTGCAAGCAGCTCTGTCTCCCGATCTGGAACCCCTGCCACTCCACTACTGCTGGATACTGCCTCCCGCTAA
- the cbfa2t3 gene encoding protein CBFA2T3 isoform X1 → MPDSPADVKTQTRTSPANMPPPSPALSQGTTRSSSFTPSTIMNGSSHSPTAINGAPSTPNGFSNGPSASSSAALTNQQLPPACGARQLSKLKRFLTTLQQFGSDISPEIGERVRTLVLGLVNSTLTIEEFHSKLQEATNFPLRPFVIPFLKANLPLLQRELLHCARLAKQSPAQYLAQHEQLLLDASSSSSPSDSPELLMEVNENGKRRTPDRTKENAQEGVHPDHPAKRTCTTSPAQRFSPSNGLTHPPSNGLPHPTPPPTQHYRLEDMVLAHHYRHTEPREVRERHRQTAVHEVIDHRLTEREWAEEWKHLNNLLNCIMDMVEKTRRSLTVLRRCQEADREELNHWIRRYSDAEDIKKTVSSASQQARHHNNTSSTESSPTEPTRDFLHRPQAGYMPEEIWRKAEEAVNEVKRQAMSELQKAVSEAERKAHDLITVERAKMERALAEAKRQASEDAASVINQQEDSSESCWNCGRKASETCSGCNTARYCGSFCQHKDWEKHHHVCGQSLHHPSNVPPASTTPATPVASPTASSSVSRSGTPATPLLLDTASR, encoded by the exons ATGCCAGACTCACCGGCTGATGTGAAGACTCAGACACGGACCAGCCCAGCCAACATGCCACCTCCTTCACCTGCACTGAGCCAAGGAACCACCCGCAGCTCCTCATTTACACCAAGCACAA TCATGAATGGTAGCAGTCACTCTCCGACTGCCATTAATGGAGCACCCTCCACCCCAAATGGTTTTAGCAATGGGCCCTCGGCTTCCTCTTCTGCTGCACTAACGAATCAGCAGCTCCCTCCAGCCTGCGGGGCACGGCAGCTTAGCAAGCTCAAGCGTTTCCTGACCACGTTACAGCAGTTTGGCAGCGACATTTCACCAGAGATTGGGGAACGTGTGAGGACGTTGGTGCTTGGGCTTGTG AATTCCACACTTACCATTGAGGAGTTTCACTCAAAGTTGCAGGAGGCCACAAACTTTCCTCTTCGGCCATTTGTAATTCCCTTCTTAAAG GCTAACCTCCCCCTGTTGCAGCGTGAGCTCCTGCATTGTGCTCGATTAGCAAAGCAGAGCCCTGCCCAGTACTTGGCACAGCACGAACAGCTTCTTCTTGATGCCAGTTCAAGTAGCTCCCCCAGCGACTCCCCTGAGTTGCTCATGGAGGTGAATGAGAATGGCAAGCGGCGGACCCCAGACAG GACCAAAGAGAATGCACAGGAAGGTGTACACCCTGACCATCCTGCCAAACGCACATGTACCACAAGCCCTGCACAGAGATTTAGCCCAAGCAATGGACTCACGCACCCTCCGTCTAATGGACTACCACACCCTACTCCGCCACCAACTCAACATTATCGTCTAGAGGACATGGTACTGGCTCATCATTATCGACACACAGAGCCTCGGGAGGTGCGAGAGCGCCACCGGCAGACAG CTGTGCACGAAGTAATCGACCACAGACTTACAGAGCGTGAGTGGGCAGAGGAGTGGAAGCATCTCAACAAT cttttaaacTGCATCATGGACATGGTGGAAAAAACACGACGTTCGCTAACCGTACTTCGCCGTTGCCAAGAAGCAGATCGTGAAGAGCTGAATCATTGGATACGACGCTACAGTGATGCAGAGGATATAAAAAAGACTGTCAGCTCTGCAAGTCAACAAGCAAGACACCACAACAATACATCTAGCACTGAGTCCTCCCCAACTG AACCAACACGGGACTTCCTACACAGGCCACAGGCTGGATACATGCCTGAAGAGATCTGGAGGAAGGCAG AGGAGGCGGTGAACGAAGTGAAGCGACAGGCTATGTCAGAACTGCAGAAAGCTGTGTCAGAAGCAGAGCGCAAGGCACACGATCTCATCACTGTGGAACGCGCCAAGATGGAAAGGGCACTAGCGGAAGCAAAGCGCCAAGCATCGGAGGACGCAGCATCTGTCATCAATCAGCAGGAAGACTCAAGTGAG AGCTGCTGGAACTGTGGGCGAAAAGCAAGTGAAACATGCAGTGGCTGCAACACTGCCCGATACTGTGGCTCCTTTTGCCAGCACAAGGACTGGGAGAAACATCACCATGTGTGCGGTCAGTCCCTACATCATCCATCCAATGTACCACCAGCCTCTACTACTCCAGCCACACCTGTGGCCAGTCCCACTGCAAGCAGCTCTGTCTCCCGATCTGGAACCCCTGCCACTCCACTACTGCTGGATACTGCCTCCCGCTAA